The following proteins are co-located in the Neomonachus schauinslandi chromosome 8, ASM220157v2, whole genome shotgun sequence genome:
- the MFSD4B gene encoding LOW QUALITY PROTEIN: sodium-dependent glucose transporter 1 (The sequence of the model RefSeq protein was modified relative to this genomic sequence to represent the inferred CDS: deleted 1 base in 1 codon): MLRWFITVILCAAFLGLGMSVAILGPTFQDLATNVNRNISSLSLIFVGRAFGFLSGSVIGGVLLDIMNHFLLLGVSMLTTTAGLYLVPFCKTAVLLIVMMSVFGVSAGILDTGGNVLILAIWGDRGAPHMQALHFSFALGAFLAPLLAKLALGTTVSAENHAEPNSNHSALNQSSEADSESLLGVPDNMNLLWAYAVIGTYVFVVATFFLALFLKKSSRQEKAKASAQRSRRAKYHNALLCLLFLFFFFYVGAEVTYGSYVFTFATSHAGMTESEAAGLNSIFWGTFAACRGLAIFFATCLQPGTMIVLSNIGSLTSSLLLVLFDKSPVCLWIATSVYGASMATTFPSGVSWIEQYTTIHGKSAAFFVVGAALGEMAIPAVIGILQGQYPDLPVVLYTCLGASIATAILFPVLYKLATSPLSQQRKEHTKSEDQKALLSSSELNDYEEDNEEEDAEKWNEMDFEVIEMNDTMRNSVIETSKNILMEPLAEISSQFHSSAVVLESPQVNSGQFPVNHLQETRLKGTNT; encoded by the exons ATGCTGCGCTGGTTCATAACCGTGATCCTGTGTGCTGCCTTCCTGGGGCTG GGAATGAGTGTTGCTATACTGGGACCGACATTTCAAGATTTGGCAACAAATGTGAACCGCAATATTAgcagtctttctctgatttttgtgGGCCGTGCCTTTGGATTTTTAAGTGGCTCAGTGATTGGTGGAGTTCTTCTTGACATTATGAATCATTTTCTACTTTTGG GGGTGTCAATGTTGACCACCACAGCTGGTCTTTATCTTGTTCCATTTTGTAAGACAGCAGTATTACTGATTGTCATGATGTCCGTCTTTGGTGTTTCAGCTGGCATTCTGGATACAG GTGGTAACGTCCTAATCTTGGCTATCTGGGGGGACAGAGGAGCCCCACATATGCAGGCCTTACACTTCAGTTTTGCCTTGGGTGCCTTTTTGGCTCCACTGCTGGCTAAGTTGGCATTGGGCACGACGGTGTCTGCTGAAAACCACGCAGAGCCTAACTCTAACCATTCTGCCCTCAACCAGTCATCTGAAGCTGACTCAGAATCTCTACTCGGAGTACCTGACAATATGAATTTACTGTGGGCGTATGCTGTTATTGGTACTTACGTTTTTGTAGTTGCTACCTTTTTTTTGGCTCTGTTTTTAAAGAAGAGCTCAAGgcaggaaaaagcaaaagcatcTGCTCAGAGGTCTCGAAGAGCTAAATACCacaatgcccttctttgtctcctttttttgttcttctttttttatgttgGAGCCGAGGTAACATATGGCTCTTACGTTTTCACGTTTGCGACCAGCCACGCAGGCATGACGGAAAGTGAAGCGGCTGGGTTGAACTCCATCTTCTGGGGGACCTTTGCAGCCTGCAGGGGCCTAGCAATCTTTTTTGCTACATGTTTACAACCTGGAACCATGATTGTGTTAAGCAACATTGGCAGCCTGACATCATCCTTATTGTTGGTGCTTTTCGACAAGAGCCCAGTTTGTCTCTGGATAGCGACTTCGGTGTATGGGGCCTCGATGGCAACCACGTTTCCCAGTGGTGTTTCTTGGATTGAGCAGTACACAACCATCCATGGGAAATCTGCAGCATTTTTTGTAGTCGGTGCTGCCCTGGGAGAAATGGCTATTCCTGCAGTAATTGGAATTCTTCAAGGACAATACCCTGATTTGCCTGTAGTTTTGTACACCTGTTTGGGGGCATCGATAGCCACTGCTATTTTATTTCCCGTGCTCTATAAATTAGCCACCTCACCTCTCAGTCAGCAGCGAAAAGAACACACAAAAAGCGAGGACCAGAAAGCTTTGCTGTCTAGTTCTGAGCTAAATGACTATGAGGAAGACAATGAAGAAGAGGATgcagaaaaatggaatgaaatggatTTTGAAGTGATTGAAATGAATGATACAATGAGGAATTCTGTAATAGAgacatctaaaaatattttgatggagCCCTTGGCTGAAATCTCCAGTCAGTTCCACTCCAGTGCAGTGGTATTGGAGTCCCCTCAAGTTAATAGTGGCCAGTTCCCTGTGAATCAC TTGCAAGAAACCAGGCTAAAAGGGACTAACACCTAG